The Planctomycetia bacterium genome has a segment encoding these proteins:
- the ubiA gene encoding 4-hydroxybenzoate octaprenyltransferase — protein sequence MATAVRESPALRQPLAARLRTYLELVRFSHTVFALPFAVTAALLAARRGIDPGLVSGPFGWLRPAAGILLCMVAARTAAMAFNRLVDRTIDAANPRTATRHLPRGAVGVAEVLGLVVVSAAVFVAATLLFLPNWLPLVLALPVLAWLLGYSYAKRFTPLAHLWLGAALGFAPIAAWIALRGQTLLETPADILPAAILGLAVTLWVAGFDIIYACQDAAFDAAHGLRSIPARLGVPRALSLAKWLHAATLCVLAMLPGLVPELGPIYWVAWAAIAGLLVWEHALVKPDDLSRVNQAFFTANAAIGLLLLAAIAADLWV from the coding sequence ATGGCGACGGCAGTCAGGGAATCCCCGGCCCTGCGGCAGCCCCTGGCCGCCCGGCTGCGCACCTACCTCGAGCTCGTCCGGTTTAGTCACACGGTGTTCGCGCTGCCGTTCGCGGTGACCGCGGCCCTGCTCGCCGCCCGGCGTGGCATCGACCCCGGGCTCGTATCCGGTCCGTTCGGCTGGCTGCGGCCCGCGGCCGGAATTCTCCTCTGCATGGTCGCCGCCCGCACGGCGGCCATGGCCTTCAACCGGCTCGTCGACCGGACGATCGACGCCGCCAACCCGCGGACGGCGACACGGCACCTGCCGCGGGGCGCGGTCGGCGTGGCCGAGGTGCTCGGTCTCGTCGTCGTGTCGGCAGCCGTGTTCGTCGCCGCCACGCTCCTGTTCCTCCCCAACTGGCTGCCGCTGGTGCTCGCGCTCCCGGTCCTCGCCTGGCTGCTCGGCTACAGCTACGCCAAGCGGTTCACGCCGCTGGCCCACCTCTGGCTGGGCGCCGCCCTCGGCTTCGCGCCGATCGCCGCCTGGATCGCCCTCCGCGGCCAGACGCTCCTCGAGACACCGGCCGACATCCTGCCGGCCGCGATCCTCGGCCTCGCGGTCACCCTGTGGGTGGCGGGGTTCGACATCATCTACGCCTGCCAGGACGCCGCCTTCGACGCCGCGCATGGCCTGCGCAGTATCCCCGCCCGGCTCGGCGTGCCCCGCGCGCTGTCCCTCGCCAAGTGGCTGCATGCGGCCACGCTCTGCGTCCTGGCGATGCTCCCGGGTCTGGTGCCGGAACTGGGGCCGATCTACTGGGTGGCCTGGGCCGCGATCGCGGGCTTGCTCGTCTGGGAGCACGCGCTCGTGAAGCCCGACGACCTGTCCCGCGTGAATCAGGCCTTCTTCACGGCCAACGCCGCGATCGGCCTGCTCCTGCTCGCGGCCATCGCCGCGGACCTGTGGGTGTGA
- the ubiX gene encoding flavin prenyltransferase UbiX: MSDLPIVVAITGASGAAYGVRLVEVLLAAGREIHLTISPSGQAVFETELGRRIDLDRFDLAALLGATPPTAGRCTYHHFKNLMAPIASGSFLTSAMAICPCSGSTLAAVAHSMGENLIHRAAEVHLKERRKLVVVPRETPLSLPQLKNMQAIHEAGAVVLPAAPGFYHGAGSVADLVDFVVARICDQLGVHTTLMRRWGVES, translated from the coding sequence GTGTCCGATCTGCCGATCGTCGTGGCGATCACCGGCGCCTCCGGGGCGGCCTACGGGGTCCGGCTCGTCGAGGTCCTGCTCGCCGCGGGCCGCGAAATCCATCTCACCATCAGTCCGTCGGGGCAGGCCGTGTTCGAGACGGAGCTCGGCCGGCGGATCGACCTCGACCGGTTCGACCTCGCCGCCCTGCTCGGCGCAACGCCGCCGACGGCGGGCCGCTGCACCTACCACCACTTCAAGAACCTGATGGCCCCGATCGCCAGCGGCTCGTTCCTGACGTCCGCAATGGCGATCTGCCCGTGCAGCGGCAGCACGCTGGCGGCCGTGGCCCACTCGATGGGCGAGAACCTGATCCACCGGGCCGCCGAGGTCCACCTCAAGGAGCGGCGGAAACTCGTGGTCGTGCCGCGCGAGACGCCGCTCTCGCTGCCGCAACTCAAGAACATGCAGGCGATTCACGAGGCGGGCGCGGTCGTGCTTCCGGCCGCACCGGGCTTCTATCACGGGGCGGGCAGCGTCGCCGACCTCGTCGACTTCGTCGTCGCCCGGATCTGCGATCAACTCGGCGTGCACACCACGCTCATGCGCCGCTGGGGAGTCGAGTCCTGA
- the menG gene encoding demethylmenaquinone methyltransferase, giving the protein MTKESTRVIAEPLATIGHPPPAHNAVDKSGTKVRGMFAEIAPRYDLVNRMLSGGIDVWWRHVTVRRAPPPPAGAILDVCTGTGDLALAYAAAAGSAVRVVASDFCRPMLDRGVEKARKSGATVEWIEADAQALPFPDASFDLVTVAFGLRNIADTARGLAEMGRVLAPGGRLAILEFSLPPNPLIRTSYLWYFRRVLPFLGNLVARNHSDAYTYLNKSVEEFPSGPRLASLVRAAGFAEPEMIPLTFGIATLTVATRTRSIGSPDIPTGAA; this is encoded by the coding sequence ATGACGAAAGAGAGCACCCGCGTGATCGCCGAACCCCTCGCCACGATAGGCCACCCTCCCCCGGCGCACAACGCCGTCGACAAGAGCGGCACGAAAGTCCGCGGCATGTTCGCGGAGATCGCTCCGCGATACGACCTCGTCAACCGCATGCTCTCCGGCGGCATCGACGTCTGGTGGCGGCACGTCACCGTCCGCCGCGCCCCGCCGCCTCCCGCCGGGGCGATCCTCGACGTCTGCACCGGCACCGGCGACCTGGCGCTGGCCTACGCGGCCGCCGCCGGCTCCGCCGTGCGGGTCGTGGCCAGCGATTTCTGCCGGCCGATGCTCGACCGGGGCGTGGAGAAGGCGCGGAAGAGCGGCGCCACGGTGGAGTGGATCGAGGCCGACGCCCAGGCCCTCCCCTTCCCCGACGCCAGCTTCGATCTGGTGACGGTCGCCTTCGGCCTGCGGAACATCGCCGACACGGCCCGGGGCCTGGCGGAGATGGGCCGCGTGCTCGCCCCCGGCGGCCGGCTGGCGATCCTTGAATTCTCCCTGCCGCCGAATCCGCTCATCCGCACAAGCTACCTGTGGTACTTCCGCCGCGTCCTTCCGTTCCTCGGCAACCTCGTGGCACGCAACCACTCCGACGCCTACACCTACCTCAACAAGAGCGTGGAGGAGTTTCCCAGCGGCCCGCGGCTCGCGTCGCTCGTCCGGGCGGCGGGCTTCGCGGAGCCGGAGATGATCCCGCTGACGTTCGGCATCGCGACGCTCACGGTCGCGACGCGCACGCGGTCGATCGGGTCCCCCGACATCCCCACGGGGGCAGCCTGA
- the comB gene encoding putative 2-phosphosulfolactate phosphatase, whose product MIDVLRASTTIATALAHGAAGVRPVTGVDEARTVAAARGTAALLGGERGGVRIAGFDLGNSPLEYTRDRIAGRSIVITTTNGTAALAACRSAHAVLVGAVVNAAAVAAAARRLATTSGTTDVHLVCAGTDGSPSGEDLLGAGAILAAAAPAGPDDVLDASARAARDAFLRVAAAADPRAALVAEFHRAPGGTNLVALGMEADLAACAARDSIGTVPRLDPATGWLVEMVPAGESG is encoded by the coding sequence GTGATCGACGTGCTGCGGGCCTCGACGACGATCGCGACGGCACTGGCCCACGGGGCGGCCGGGGTCAGGCCGGTGACGGGAGTCGATGAGGCCCGCACCGTCGCCGCGGCCCGTGGAACCGCCGCCCTCCTGGGCGGGGAGCGGGGGGGCGTGCGGATCGCCGGATTCGACCTCGGCAACTCGCCGCTGGAGTACACCCGCGACCGGATCGCCGGCCGGTCGATCGTGATCACGACGACCAACGGCACGGCGGCCCTTGCCGCGTGCCGCTCCGCCCACGCGGTGCTCGTGGGCGCCGTCGTGAACGCCGCGGCGGTGGCCGCGGCGGCTCGTCGGCTCGCGACCACGAGCGGCACGACCGACGTCCATCTCGTCTGCGCCGGCACCGACGGATCGCCGAGCGGCGAGGATCTGCTCGGCGCCGGCGCGATCCTCGCCGCCGCGGCGCCGGCGGGCCCGGACGACGTGCTCGATGCCTCCGCCCGCGCGGCCCGCGATGCGTTCCTTCGCGTGGCCGCGGCAGCCGACCCGCGGGCGGCGCTGGTCGCGGAGTTTCACCGCGCGCCGGGCGGGACGAACCTCGTCGCCCTGGGGATGGAGGCCGACCTCGCCGCCTGCGCCGCTCGCGACTCGATCGGCACTGTGCCCCGGCTCGACCCGGCGACGGGCTGGCTGGTTGAAATGGTGCCCGCCGGCGAATCCGGGTAA